In the Desulfobulbaceae bacterium DB1 genome, CCAGGGGATGAATGAATTTGACCTCAAGGGCCACTGTTTTGTCGTCCTGCCGGCTGACGATGTCATCGGCGGGGATGATGGCCCCGAAATGGGCATCGGCTGATGCCGGGCGCAACGCGAAAAAAAGAGCGGCCACGGCAATGGTTGAAAAAATTTTCCGCATGAAAATCGTCTCCTCTTGTTTTTTCATTTGTAACTATCCAGGTAGATAGGCTGAAGGCTGTAGACTGAAGGAAAAGCGCCTAAAATATGTAATACGACAGTACCGGCAGCCCTATAGCCTTCAGTCTACAGTCTAAACAGCTGGATAGTTACTTTCATTTTTAAAACTCCACTCCCAGCTGCAGGGTGGTTGCGTGGGCATCGTTGCCGGTGCCTCCGTCTTTTTCCTCATAATCCTCATCATGGAGATATTCCAAAGCGAGATTGGTGTTATCAAAAACGGCAAATGTCACGGCGGCGATATAGCGGTCTTCCGGCAGGCCGAGATCAACCGCTTCATGCGAAGACTGATAGCCGAGGGCAAAGGTGGTTGCCCGGCTGAACAGCTCGGTGGAATACGCGGCTTCAATGTTCCAGGCCGCGGGCCGGGCCCCCTTCCCGTGAAAGCCGATTTCATCCGCCGCAAAGTCATCAAGGGCCGCGACATATTCACCGATCAGGGTGAAAGGTTCGGCGGTAAAAACGGCGTAAAGGGACAATCCGTTCACATAATCGTCCACCGCGTCAAGATCCATTTCCTCTGCAAGATAGTCGCCGATGCCGTCCGTATCGGCCATGTTGTTGAACCAGCCCATGCCGACATCAAGAGCCATGGCGTCCTTTTCCAATCCATACCCGAGATTCGCCCCATAGCCGTCAATTTTATCGTCGTCGTCCCGCGCGGTGATGTCGCCGTTGAAACCATAAAGGGAGCCATACAACCCTCCCGTCTCAAACCCGATCTGCAGCGCACTGTCTCCGGTTTCGCCGATTTCCAGGGTGAGCGGATCGGAAATCATGTTGGTTTGGAAAAAACCAAAGGGCACATACATCTTGCCCGCGCTCAGATACGCAGGGAATTCATCAAGATTTCCAATGGTTACGATCCCTTCGTCAACCGTGACGTGATTATCCTCTTCGCCTTCTTCATACAGTTCGCCTTCTTCATACAGCAGGAGAAGATGGGCGCTTGCCCATTCCGATATCGTGGCATCGAGGCCGATTTCCACGGTGGACAGGGTTATATCACTCCAGTCGTCCTCGTTGAAATCCTCACCCGCTCCGGCCGCGACTTCAACAAGTCCGCTCAATTCCACCCGGTCGGCGAGAACCGCGATTGAACGGCCGGAGTCATTTTTCAGTTTCTCAACCCTGTCGCTCACGCCATTGTCGGCCTGGTGAGATTCTCCTCCTTCTTCCTTTTGCGTCGCCATCTTCCGTTCCAGGGCATCACTGAAATCTCGTGCATCACGTGCGGTCAGCACCCCTTTGGCCTGCAGCAGCTCAAGCAGCATCTCCGTTTCCGGCGACAGTGCCTGGACCTGGTGCGCACCGCAGAATATGCTCCCTCCAACCATGACCGCCGCAACTATTTTCTTTTTCATCTCTCCCCCCTTTCACATTAACACGAAAATCAAAATTGTAGCACGAAAATACCCCATCAACAAACGAAGTCAAGTGAAAAGTGACACGTAATGAAGCATTGTAGCACCAATCAGCCGCAATGTGGAAAATCAGTTACATACCCTGTTGAATTTGCCTTGCCGGACCCGGCAAATATTGCTAAATCAAAATACTGTTGATTCGGGAAAAGCCGGAGGCAACCACGAAGACAAGGAAACTAAGGAGAACCTATGAGCGCCACAACCCGCTTCGGCGTGTCCATTCATGATGATCTTTTACAGCGTTTTGATGAACTGATTGCGGCCAAGGGCTACCAGAACCGGTCGGAAGCGATCCGCGACCTCATCCGTAACGCCCTGATCGAGGAAGAATTGTCCGATGAGGAGACGGAAACCGTCGGCAGCATTTCCCTGGTTTACAACCACCACACCCGGGATCTCGGCGAAAAACTGACCCAGCACCAGCACTCGCATCATAAAGCGATAATTTCCGCCCTGCATGTCCATCTGGACGCCCACAACTGCCTGGAAATCATTGTCGTCAAGGGCCGGGCCAAGGATATCAAGAAAATGGCGGACGAATTGATCGGCACCAAGGGGGTCAAGCACGGCAAACTGATGATGACCACCTCCGACAAAATTCCGGCCTAGCCGAGCCCGCATGCTTACCAAGGAGGGCGATTATGGCACATCCCATCTATCTTGACTACAACGGCACCACGCCCCATGACCCGGAGGTAATTGCCGCCATGCGCCCCTTCCTGGAGCACGACTTCGGCAACCCTTCAAGTTCCCACTGGTACGGCATCGCCCCGCAACGGGCGGTGCAAAAGGCGCGGGCCCAGGTGGCGGAACTGCTGGGCTGTGTTCCCGAGGAAATCATCTTCACCAGCGGCGGCACCGAGTCCAACAACCATGCAATCAAGGGAATTGTCGCCGCCGCGCCAAAGGGAGCCCACATCATCACCTCGGCAATTGAGCATCCGGCGGTGCTTGAGGTCTGCCGCCGGCTCGAAACATCGGGCGCAGCCACCACCTCTGTTCCGGTTGACCGATACGGACTGGTTGACCCGGAGGACGTGGCCCGCGCCATCCGGCCGGAAACGGTGCTCATCACCATCATGCACAGCAACAACGAGGTGGGCACCATTGAACCGATCGCGGAAATAGCGGAAATCGCCCGCCGCCATTCCCTTCTCATCCACACCGACGCGGCCCAGTCGGCCGGCAAGACGCGACTTGACGTCAACGAACTCGGCGTTGATCTGCTTTCCCTTGCCGGGCACAAACTTTACGCACCCAAGGGCGTGGGAGCGTTGTATGTGCGCCGGGGCGTGGAACTTGCCCCGTTCTGCCATGGCGCCGGTCAGGAAAACGGCCGTCGGGCCGGCACGGAAAACGTGCTGGAAATTGTCGGCCTCGGCACGGCCTGCGATATCGCCCGCCGGGACCTCACCGCCAACATTGATCACATGCTTTCCCTGCGGAACCGACTCCATCAGTGCCTGGCCGCCCGGCTGGGCAACACCTTTCGTCTCAACGGCCATCCGGAAAAAAGGCTCGCCAACACGCTCAACCTCTCCTTCAAGGATGTGGAAGCCACCCGCATGCTGGAGGAAATCGGCCTGGAAGTGGCGGCTTCGGCCGGCGCCGCCTGCCATTCCGGCACGGTGCGGATATCCCATGTGCTGCGGGCCATGCAGGTGCCGGACGAATGGGCCAAGGGCACCCTGCGTTTCACCGTCGGCCGCATGACAACGGAAACGGAAATCGACAGGGCAGTCGACGTGATCGGCAACGCCGTTCTCCGGCTTCGCGCCTGAATCCTTTGCCGCCGAAAATGGCACCAATCATCCGTCATCTAACCATCGCGCCCGGTGACCGGCAATCCGCCTGCGACCTGCTCTCGGCAGAAACCGGTCTTTCCCGGAGCAAAATCAAGGAGGCCATGGCAAAAGGCGCGGTGTGGCTCGAAAAAAAGAAAGGAAAACGCCGACGCCTGCGCCGGGCCACGGCAATTCCGCAGACAGGAAATATCCTGACCCTCTACTACGACGAAACGCTCCTTGCCCTTGTCCCGCCAGGGGCCCGCTGTCTGCATGACCAAGGCCATTACAGCGTCTGGCACAAACCGGCGGGCCTCATGTCGCAGGGTACGGAGTACGGCGACCACTGTTCCCTGCTGCGTCAGGCGGAACTCTTTTTCCACCCGCAGCGCCTGGTTTTTCTCGTCCACCGGCTCGACCGCGAAGCGGAAGGCCTTATGCTCATAGCGCACAGCAAGGAGGCGGCGGGGAAACTCTCCACCCTTTTTCAACAAAACCTGATCAGGAAAAGCTACCTTGTCGAAGTGCGCGGCAATCTGTTTGCGCGAGAGGAAACAAAAATCGATATCCCACTGGACAACAAACCGGCGCAGACCGAGTATCAGGTGCTGTCCCATGACCCCCGATCCAATACATCCAAAGCCGTTGTCCGGATAAAAACCGGCAGGCTCCATCAAATCCGCCGCCATTTCGACCTCATCGGATTTCCGGTAATGGGTGATCCGCGTTACGGATCCGGCAACAAAACCAGCCGGGGCCTGCAACTGATTGCCGCCGAACTTCTCTACATCTGCCCTTTTACCGAACGCGAGACGGTTTTCTCCCTCCTGTAAACCGATAACATCATCATGCATGTACCTTCACGAAAATCGGATTCAACTTTCTGCTGCCGCGGCATTGCAAAACCTTCATTTCAGCAAAAATATCAATCAATGTTACAATGACGATTATCCGAATAACGCAACCTGCATGGCGCCATTCTTTATTTCCACGGGTTATTGTTGTTTCCTGTAACTTCATCCGGATACAATTATTGATTCCCTCCCAT is a window encoding:
- a CDS encoding nickel-responsive regulator, whose amino-acid sequence is MSATTRFGVSIHDDLLQRFDELIAAKGYQNRSEAIRDLIRNALIEEELSDEETETVGSISLVYNHHTRDLGEKLTQHQHSHHKAIISALHVHLDAHNCLEIIVVKGRAKDIKKMADELIGTKGVKHGKLMMTTSDKIPA
- a CDS encoding cysteine desulfurase NifS, which gives rise to MAHPIYLDYNGTTPHDPEVIAAMRPFLEHDFGNPSSSHWYGIAPQRAVQKARAQVAELLGCVPEEIIFTSGGTESNNHAIKGIVAAAPKGAHIITSAIEHPAVLEVCRRLETSGAATTSVPVDRYGLVDPEDVARAIRPETVLITIMHSNNEVGTIEPIAEIAEIARRHSLLIHTDAAQSAGKTRLDVNELGVDLLSLAGHKLYAPKGVGALYVRRGVELAPFCHGAGQENGRRAGTENVLEIVGLGTACDIARRDLTANIDHMLSLRNRLHQCLAARLGNTFRLNGHPEKRLANTLNLSFKDVEATRMLEEIGLEVAASAGAACHSGTVRISHVLRAMQVPDEWAKGTLRFTVGRMTTETEIDRAVDVIGNAVLRLRA